One window from the genome of Microscilla marina ATCC 23134 encodes:
- a CDS encoding sensor histidine kinase produces MKNIKLNILLRFILLLALMGLLMYTWVVLGRQLRSIYIMAFLVLASAEFLWYVDKTNRDLGSFLLALLHNDFTTRFSAGYQGKSQAHLYKSFNAINQKFLELNAEREVLFLHQQMLVEHLNVGIISFDRHGKVHLLNNAFRQILQQPQALLRQVDDLKRVQKTLCEAIQQTKAGERKVIKIRRENDLLQLAIQATEFNLKGKYFKLISAQDIQGALDEQELDAWQKLIKVLTHEIMNSVVPITSLSDTLHLILAQSLQSTDTLSAKTLEDVRLGLDAIRNRSKGLVNFTETYKNLTRIPPPQFAQLSLSALVARLRSLMQPRLEEAQIPLLIDLPDPEVYILADVQLIEQVLLNLIKNAIEALENQPNPCITLQVGLSPEGKTWLKLKDNGPGIAADQLDKIFVPFFTTKPEGSGIGLSLCRQIMRMHKGSLSCHSVIGQGTAFTVVF; encoded by the coding sequence TTGAAAAACATAAAATTAAATATACTACTTCGCTTTATACTACTGTTGGCGCTTATGGGACTACTGATGTACACTTGGGTAGTATTGGGTAGGCAACTTCGCAGTATATACATTATGGCATTTTTGGTGTTGGCTAGTGCCGAGTTTTTGTGGTATGTAGACAAGACCAACCGCGATTTGGGCAGCTTTTTACTTGCCTTGCTGCACAACGACTTTACCACCCGTTTTTCGGCAGGGTACCAAGGCAAGAGTCAGGCACACTTGTATAAGTCGTTCAATGCGATCAATCAAAAGTTTTTGGAGCTCAACGCCGAACGCGAAGTGCTTTTTTTGCATCAACAAATGTTGGTAGAGCACCTCAATGTAGGCATTATCAGTTTTGACCGACACGGTAAAGTTCATTTGCTAAACAATGCCTTTCGGCAAATACTGCAACAACCTCAAGCTTTGTTGCGTCAAGTAGATGACCTCAAACGAGTACAGAAGACATTATGCGAGGCTATCCAACAGACCAAGGCAGGCGAACGTAAAGTAATAAAAATAAGGCGGGAAAATGACCTGCTTCAGCTTGCCATACAAGCCACCGAGTTTAACCTCAAGGGCAAATATTTTAAGCTAATATCTGCACAAGACATTCAAGGGGCACTGGATGAACAAGAGCTAGACGCCTGGCAAAAACTAATCAAGGTGTTGACTCACGAAATAATGAACTCGGTGGTGCCTATTACTTCCCTGAGCGATACTTTACACCTGATACTTGCCCAATCATTGCAAAGTACAGACACCTTGAGTGCCAAAACCCTGGAGGACGTTCGTTTGGGGCTCGATGCCATCAGAAACCGTAGCAAAGGATTGGTCAATTTTACCGAAACCTATAAAAATCTCACCCGAATACCTCCTCCGCAGTTTGCCCAATTATCGTTGTCTGCTTTGGTGGCACGTTTGCGTAGTTTGATGCAGCCCCGTTTGGAAGAAGCCCAAATTCCTTTGTTGATTGACTTGCCCGACCCTGAAGTGTATATTCTTGCTGATGTACAATTGATAGAACAAGTACTGCTCAATTTGATCAAGAATGCCATAGAAGCCCTCGAAAATCAACCCAACCCTTGCATTACCCTACAGGTGGGGCTTTCGCCCGAAGGCAAAACCTGGCTAAAACTCAAAGACAATGGACCTGGCATTGCTGCCGATCAATTAGACAAAATATTTGTACCTTTTTTTACTACCAAACCTGAGGGCTCAGGCATTGGGCTAAGCTTGTGTCGTCAAATAATGCGTATGCACAAAGGCAGTCTGTCTTGTCACTCAGTAATAGGGCAGGGAACGGCGTTTACAGTGGTTTTTTAG
- a CDS encoding OmpA family protein: MMNNFFYSLMISWWMGITLSFAQTSPVRTSSVYFAYKQSELSAKAKQKLDQTFARLYRKQVLDYEVTLTGLADSVGNVAANHQLANKRALAVKTYLIAQGVGADKVTVKVLGERPANNEDEHRRNRRVEIVLRWQTRSKPIASKRPPTKPSEHNIQVFFDSVRQTAQTFVIDNSLDTILVGKKGTRMLFYAQSFYIPRGQTAKPITITLREYYTYADMVFADLTTTSGRRLLETGGMLQIRATQAGKALRLKRGQNVLLSFPTNSLKKGMTAFNGKRGNEGLINWQRNNRGWVRGGSLLCINRPRICWLRRLFSRRLRLLKNKETKKATAANRLMMASVNQANEKGNKAYVMSTNRLDWVNCDAFVGVSNSAMVKVQVAPHHSFRNTRYYLLLHQRRSVVAGYQYYQGKLYFRRLPKGEKATLIVIDYKKASIVGI, encoded by the coding sequence ATGATGAACAATTTTTTTTACTCTCTGATGATAAGTTGGTGGATGGGCATCACTTTATCATTTGCCCAAACCTCCCCTGTCCGTACCTCTTCAGTTTATTTTGCCTACAAGCAAAGTGAGTTAAGCGCCAAAGCCAAGCAAAAGCTTGATCAAACATTTGCGCGTCTTTATCGCAAGCAAGTGCTCGATTATGAGGTAACACTTACCGGGCTTGCCGATTCGGTGGGTAATGTAGCCGCTAATCATCAACTGGCAAATAAACGAGCCTTGGCAGTTAAAACTTATCTGATTGCTCAGGGTGTTGGTGCCGATAAAGTAACAGTAAAAGTGTTGGGCGAACGCCCGGCAAATAACGAAGACGAGCATCGTCGCAACCGAAGGGTTGAAATAGTGTTGCGTTGGCAAACACGCAGCAAACCAATAGCAAGCAAAAGGCCTCCCACCAAACCATCAGAACATAATATCCAAGTGTTTTTTGATAGTGTAAGGCAAACCGCCCAAACTTTTGTGATTGACAACAGCCTCGACACTATATTGGTGGGCAAAAAAGGCACTCGAATGCTTTTTTATGCTCAATCGTTTTACATCCCACGCGGGCAAACTGCAAAACCTATCACCATTACCCTACGCGAATATTACACTTATGCCGATATGGTGTTTGCCGACCTTACTACTACTTCGGGCAGACGACTGCTAGAGACGGGAGGAATGTTACAAATACGCGCTACACAGGCAGGCAAAGCACTCCGGTTGAAAAGAGGGCAAAATGTACTATTGTCTTTTCCGACAAATAGTCTAAAAAAAGGTATGACCGCTTTTAATGGCAAACGAGGCAATGAAGGGTTGATCAACTGGCAACGCAACAATAGAGGATGGGTACGTGGTGGTTCATTACTTTGCATCAACAGACCCAGAATATGTTGGTTACGACGTTTGTTTAGCCGTAGGTTACGCCTACTTAAAAATAAGGAAACCAAGAAAGCTACCGCAGCCAACCGTTTAATGATGGCAAGTGTAAATCAAGCAAATGAAAAGGGGAACAAAGCCTACGTTATGAGTACCAATCGTTTGGATTGGGTTAACTGTGATGCTTTTGTAGGCGTATCTAACAGCGCCATGGTAAAAGTACAGGTAGCACCCCATCATTCTTTCAGAAACACCCGATATTATCTTTTGCTACACCAACGCCGTAGTGTGGTGGCAGGTTATCAATATTATCAGGGAAAGTTATACTTTAGACGTTTGCCCAAAGGCGAAAAAGCTACCCTGATTGTGATTGATTACAAAAAAGCGAGTATTGTTGGCATCTGA
- a CDS encoding DoxX family protein, with amino-acid sequence MKIQKVIYWVATGLLSALVLMSAGMYVFNYENIKVVFANLGYPTYIIYPLAAAKVLAVVAILTKKSAWLKEWAYAGLFFDFLLAVAAHVAIADGEHYGAIVALVLLTASYYFDRKIFSS; translated from the coding sequence ATGAAGATACAAAAAGTTATTTACTGGGTAGCTACAGGCCTATTGTCAGCCCTAGTACTTATGTCGGCAGGAATGTATGTATTCAACTATGAAAACATAAAAGTTGTATTTGCCAACTTAGGCTACCCTACTTACATTATTTACCCATTGGCTGCAGCCAAAGTGCTTGCAGTGGTGGCTATACTCACTAAAAAATCTGCCTGGCTCAAAGAATGGGCTTATGCGGGGCTATTTTTTGATTTTTTACTCGCCGTTGCTGCCCATGTAGCCATCGCAGATGGAGAGCACTATGGGGCTATTGTAGCATTGGTTCTTTTGACAGCGTCGTATTATTTTGATCGAAAAATTTTTAGTAGCTAA
- the ftsY gene encoding signal recognition particle-docking protein FtsY, with amino-acid sequence MGIFGIFNKKKKEKLDQGLEKTKKNFLSKLGKKLVGKSKVDDEVLDDLEEVLISSDVGVDTTIKIIERIEERVKKEKFFANELDGILKDEIADLLAESNQDNVEEFDLPKNTKPYVIMVVGVNGVGKTTTIGKLANQFKLAGKEVVLGAADTFRAAAVDQLKVWGERVGVPVIELGMNKDPASVAFDAVEKGVEMNADVVIVDTAGRLQTKVPLMNELSKIKRVMSKVIPEAPHEVLLVLDGSTGQNAISQAKAFTEATEVTALAITKLDGTAKGGVVIGISDQFKVPVKYIGVGEGIEDLQIFNKHEFVDSLFKKEEA; translated from the coding sequence ATGGGAATATTCGGTATTTTTAATAAGAAAAAAAAGGAAAAACTCGATCAGGGTTTGGAGAAAACCAAGAAAAATTTCCTTTCAAAACTAGGTAAAAAGCTAGTAGGTAAGTCGAAAGTAGATGATGAAGTGCTAGACGACTTAGAAGAGGTGTTGATTAGTTCGGATGTGGGAGTAGACACTACAATTAAAATTATTGAGCGGATAGAGGAGAGAGTAAAAAAAGAAAAGTTTTTTGCCAATGAACTTGACGGTATTCTCAAAGATGAAATAGCTGACCTTTTAGCCGAAAGCAACCAAGATAATGTAGAAGAGTTTGACCTGCCCAAAAACACCAAGCCTTATGTAATAATGGTTGTAGGGGTAAATGGAGTAGGAAAAACAACCACCATTGGTAAACTAGCCAATCAGTTTAAACTGGCGGGAAAAGAAGTAGTGCTGGGGGCTGCCGATACCTTTAGAGCAGCAGCAGTAGACCAGCTCAAGGTGTGGGGCGAGCGAGTAGGGGTGCCTGTGATTGAGCTCGGTATGAACAAAGACCCAGCATCGGTAGCATTTGATGCAGTAGAGAAAGGAGTAGAGATGAACGCTGATGTGGTGATTGTAGATACAGCCGGACGTTTACAAACCAAAGTACCACTGATGAACGAGTTGAGCAAAATCAAGCGGGTAATGAGCAAAGTAATTCCTGAGGCACCACATGAGGTATTGCTGGTACTGGATGGGAGCACAGGACAAAATGCCATTTCTCAGGCTAAAGCCTTTACCGAAGCTACAGAAGTAACTGCCCTTGCCATTACCAAGTTAGATGGCACTGCCAAAGGTGGCGTAGTCATTGGCATCTCCGATCAGTTCAAAGTACCCGTAAAGTACATAGGAGTAGGCGAAGGTATAGAGGATTTGCAGATTTTTAATAAACACGAGTTTGTAGACTCATTGTTTAAGAAAGAAGAAGCGTAG
- a CDS encoding IS110 family transposase, translating into MMTQHKVLTQNVGIDIAKDSFVACISSLSFDRDIKVVSVQDFKNNTEGFITFSDWIHQHAVADSGLCFTMEATGVYYEQLAHYLFVENHELSVVQPTQASNYKKSESQSSKTDKLDAKSLARMGLERKLEPWKPTSEYYMLLRDLTRERSTLKKDQTRLKNQLHALLCTLCAKT; encoded by the coding sequence ATGATGACTCAACACAAAGTTTTGACCCAAAATGTAGGCATTGATATAGCAAAAGACAGTTTTGTAGCCTGTATTAGTTCTTTATCGTTTGATCGCGATATTAAAGTAGTATCAGTTCAGGATTTTAAGAATAATACAGAAGGTTTTATCACTTTTTCTGATTGGATTCATCAACATGCCGTAGCAGACTCTGGTTTATGCTTTACTATGGAGGCTACTGGGGTTTATTATGAGCAATTAGCTCATTACTTATTTGTAGAGAACCACGAATTATCAGTTGTTCAACCCACGCAGGCAAGTAACTATAAAAAAAGTGAATCACAGTCCTCTAAAACTGATAAGCTGGATGCTAAGTCTTTGGCACGTATGGGTTTAGAGCGTAAACTAGAGCCTTGGAAGCCAACCTCAGAGTATTATATGCTGCTTCGAGACTTAACTAGAGAGCGTAGTACTTTGAAGAAAGACCAGACTCGTCTTAAAAACCAGCTTCACGCACTCCTTTGCACCCTGTGCGCAAAGACTTGA
- a CDS encoding WG repeat-containing protein gives MNPQLIPYRDGEKWGFADPQGNVIIPCTFEEVHPFQEGLAAVMLDGLIGFIDTTGKLVVPADYEDVANFTDGLAAVMSDDKYGYVNTQNNLVIPCIYDYAGLFKNGFAEVEIDEQHGVIDAQGNEVVELGDNFIIEVQNNLAFLARDEQYEIIDLKTQQMVPLDYDDLDVGNQTHLIAVAQMFEDGPAYGYISPEGKLLIDFDFEQAYGFFEGRAIIMEEERYGFINEAGQVIVKPTYDDAQEFSEGLVALKKGEKWGFMDKDGNEAIPFKYDYVGSFQNGRAYIRQGALYGFIDSKGEVVIPIKYTADVQQLDEVDVEFFQSFENGVALVNIGEKMGYIDVNGKEYFKG, from the coding sequence ATGAACCCACAACTGATACCTTATCGTGATGGCGAGAAATGGGGATTTGCTGACCCACAGGGCAATGTAATTATTCCATGTACTTTTGAAGAAGTGCACCCTTTTCAGGAAGGACTGGCAGCTGTTATGCTCGATGGCTTGATTGGTTTTATCGATACCACTGGCAAACTAGTGGTTCCGGCTGATTACGAGGATGTTGCCAATTTTACAGATGGACTGGCAGCGGTCATGTCTGACGACAAGTATGGCTATGTAAATACTCAAAACAACCTCGTGATTCCTTGCATATATGATTATGCTGGGTTGTTTAAAAACGGGTTTGCTGAAGTAGAAATAGATGAACAACATGGGGTGATTGACGCACAAGGCAACGAAGTAGTAGAGTTGGGCGACAATTTTATCATAGAGGTACAAAACAACCTGGCATTTTTGGCGCGCGATGAACAATACGAAATCATTGACCTAAAAACGCAACAGATGGTGCCGCTTGACTATGATGATTTGGATGTGGGCAATCAAACTCACTTGATTGCAGTAGCTCAAATGTTTGAAGACGGACCAGCCTATGGCTACATAAGTCCAGAGGGTAAACTGTTGATAGACTTTGACTTTGAGCAAGCTTATGGCTTTTTCGAGGGCAGGGCTATTATTATGGAAGAAGAACGCTACGGGTTTATCAATGAAGCCGGACAAGTGATTGTAAAGCCTACCTATGACGATGCACAAGAGTTTAGCGAGGGCTTGGTAGCTTTAAAAAAAGGTGAAAAGTGGGGGTTTATGGACAAAGATGGCAATGAAGCCATACCATTTAAGTACGATTATGTAGGCTCTTTTCAAAATGGGCGCGCGTACATACGTCAAGGTGCCTTGTATGGTTTTATAGACTCTAAAGGCGAAGTGGTAATTCCAATAAAATATACCGCAGATGTACAACAGTTAGATGAAGTAGATGTAGAGTTTTTCCAAAGCTTCGAAAATGGTGTTGCTTTGGTCAACATAGGCGAAAAAATGGGCTATATTGATGTAAATGGCAAAGAGTATTTCAAAGGTTAA
- a CDS encoding endonuclease/exonuclease/phosphatase family protein, producing the protein MPKFEKISAALLLVFALLVRFPLDYFLFDIVHSFAIQIVVLYLCVAILSFIWQKKWLLTSSLLSSVLMSTLFIQWFWQSHPDPKNVKGTAFKVAHFNVWKRNTQHQKVITVAKNTEADIISFEEVNNRWWQALKKGLGNTYPHQYVVTRDDNFGIAMFSKFEMQNTQAKYFSDLPSITTTISMPFGQLHWVSSHVLPPKSNDWYQRRNSDLVKIAVYMKGKKGYKLAVGDYNVVSWSPVIQRFKKTANLLDSRREFSPSYPAWSWLLGVPIDHIFHSPNIQCLSFGTTETTPSDHWGIVGQYKAILITNYE; encoded by the coding sequence ATGCCTAAGTTTGAGAAAATCAGTGCGGCTTTGCTGCTCGTCTTTGCTTTACTTGTACGGTTTCCACTAGATTACTTTTTGTTTGACATTGTCCATTCGTTTGCTATTCAAATAGTTGTGCTATACTTATGTGTAGCTATACTGAGTTTTATTTGGCAAAAGAAGTGGTTGCTCACCAGTAGTCTATTAAGTAGTGTACTCATGAGTACATTGTTTATTCAATGGTTTTGGCAGTCGCACCCTGACCCAAAAAACGTGAAAGGTACTGCTTTTAAGGTTGCCCATTTCAATGTGTGGAAAAGAAATACTCAGCACCAAAAAGTGATTACAGTAGCCAAAAACACCGAAGCTGATATCATTTCTTTTGAGGAGGTAAACAATCGTTGGTGGCAAGCACTTAAAAAAGGCTTGGGAAACACCTACCCGCACCAATATGTGGTCACCCGTGACGATAATTTTGGCATTGCCATGTTTTCTAAATTTGAGATGCAAAACACTCAAGCCAAGTATTTTAGTGACCTGCCCAGTATTACCACCACTATCAGCATGCCTTTTGGTCAATTGCATTGGGTGTCGTCGCATGTGTTGCCCCCAAAAAGCAATGATTGGTATCAGCGTCGTAACAGTGACTTGGTAAAAATTGCGGTGTATATGAAAGGCAAAAAAGGATATAAACTTGCAGTAGGCGATTACAATGTTGTGAGTTGGTCACCTGTGATTCAACGTTTTAAAAAAACTGCCAATTTACTGGACAGTCGTCGTGAGTTTAGCCCATCTTATCCGGCCTGGAGCTGGTTATTGGGGGTGCCGATCGATCATATTTTTCATTCGCCCAATATTCAATGTCTTAGCTTTGGCACTACCGAAACTACCCCATCCGACCACTGGGGCATTGTGGGGCAATACAAGGCTATTTTAATTACGAATTACGAATGA
- a CDS encoding transposase translates to MIEERLGLIKSQLKILEKEIKNHLTKESKGYQDVSQKIENVLSIPGVGHTVVATVLAETDGFAKTHSVRQLISYAALSIDHSESGEMKGKSKMKKKGNKHIKGVLFCPALSTIRVSEEIRAFYDRVAEGRNGRAAALAVCRKVLTLIYTLWKNNTSYDPNYIKKGATSCPS, encoded by the coding sequence TTGATAGAAGAACGATTGGGTTTGATCAAGTCCCAACTTAAGATCTTAGAAAAAGAAATTAAGAATCATTTGACTAAGGAATCCAAAGGGTACCAAGATGTGAGTCAGAAAATAGAGAATGTCCTGTCTATCCCAGGGGTTGGTCACACTGTAGTCGCTACGGTATTAGCAGAAACTGATGGTTTTGCCAAAACACATAGTGTTCGCCAGCTGATTTCCTACGCAGCATTAAGCATTGACCATTCAGAGTCAGGAGAAATGAAAGGGAAAAGTAAGATGAAAAAAAAGGGTAACAAACATATTAAAGGGGTGTTGTTTTGCCCTGCATTGAGTACAATTAGGGTTTCTGAGGAGATTAGAGCTTTTTATGATAGAGTAGCCGAAGGAAGGAACGGCAGAGCCGCAGCTCTAGCTGTATGTCGTAAAGTACTTACGCTCATATATACATTATGGAAGAATAATACTTCTTATGACCCTAATTATATAAAAAAAGGGGCGACGAGCTGCCCCTCCTAA
- a CDS encoding DUF4295 domain-containing protein has translation MAKKTVATLKTGEGAKFVKIVKAVKSAKTGAYTFKEEMVPVGEAKEALK, from the coding sequence ATGGCAAAGAAAACCGTAGCAACGCTTAAAACCGGAGAAGGTGCTAAGTTTGTGAAAATCGTAAAGGCTGTGAAGTCTGCAAAAACTGGAGCATACACTTTTAAAGAAGAAATGGTGCCAGTAGGAGAGGCAAAAGAAGCATTAAAGTAA
- the rpmG gene encoding 50S ribosomal protein L33: MAKKGNRIQVILECTEHKKSGMPGMSRYITTKNRKNTTQRIELKKYNPVLKKHTVHKEIK; encoded by the coding sequence ATGGCGAAGAAAGGAAATAGAATTCAAGTTATCTTGGAGTGTACCGAACACAAAAAAAGCGGTATGCCTGGTATGTCAAGATATATAACAACAAAGAACCGCAAGAACACTACTCAACGCATAGAGTTGAAAAAATACAACCCGGTTCTAAAAAAGCATACTGTTCACAAAGAAATTAAGTAA
- a CDS encoding GNAT family N-acetyltransferase, with amino-acid sequence MNLTSERLLYIPVTEAEREGYMAWYTNDKVMKYITGKGLTKAQANERFAKAIESNLANPEMGLYVVKHRETNKNIGIAKLAYFNDNNTVEVGYGMMPDNWGQGYATEMLLCLMAHCRALPQIKTLVGIVKPENKASVKVLTKQGFVLDKVALSQGVEEAYYKLDL; translated from the coding sequence ATGAATTTAACTTCCGAAAGACTCCTGTATATTCCAGTGACCGAAGCCGAGCGCGAAGGTTATATGGCCTGGTATACCAACGACAAGGTAATGAAATACATTACGGGCAAAGGCTTGACCAAGGCTCAGGCAAACGAACGTTTTGCCAAAGCTATAGAAAGTAACCTGGCAAACCCCGAAATGGGCTTATATGTAGTAAAACACCGTGAAACCAACAAAAATATTGGCATCGCCAAACTAGCTTATTTCAATGATAACAACACCGTTGAAGTAGGTTATGGTATGATGCCTGACAATTGGGGACAAGGTTATGCTACCGAAATGCTCCTTTGCTTAATGGCGCATTGTCGTGCTTTACCTCAAATAAAAACTTTGGTAGGCATAGTAAAACCCGAAAATAAGGCATCGGTCAAGGTGCTCACCAAACAGGGTTTTGTACTTGATAAAGTAGCACTGAGCCAGGGGGTAGAAGAGGCATATTACAAGCTTGATTTATGA
- a CDS encoding sigma-54-dependent transcriptional regulator, whose product MAKQTGKILVVDDDQYVTLSLRMLLEQYFKKVEVLNSPKLIPEAFAQQVFDVVLLDMNFSPGETSGKAGIKWLEKIIELDPNTSVILMTAYGAVDMAVQAIKDGAVDFVVKPFQNEKLLSTVTAGCQLSQSKKAVKHLRSQKDILSSAMDHQYANMIGRSAIMQEVFQTVEKVAQTDANVLILGENGTGKELIARAVHRSSARAGEVFISVDLGAVSETLFESELFGHKKGAFTDAKEDRVGRFEAASGGTLFLDEIGNLSLPLQAKLLAVLQNRQVVRVGSNQPIAIDIRLVCATNMNLTKMVKEGTFRQDLLYRINTIAVQLPALRERNEDIPLLAEHFLKIYCKKYQKPELRVPEYVVKKLQKYQWPGNVRELQHALERAVILSDGVHLKSSDFQFLTDDVEEERKVENYNLEDLEKWAIKNALVKHKGNVSHAAKELGLTRGSMYRRMEKYGL is encoded by the coding sequence ATGGCTAAACAAACAGGGAAAATACTGGTAGTAGACGATGACCAATATGTAACATTGTCGTTGAGAATGTTGCTGGAGCAATACTTCAAAAAAGTAGAAGTGCTCAATTCGCCCAAACTCATTCCAGAAGCATTTGCCCAACAAGTATTTGATGTGGTTTTGTTGGACATGAACTTTAGCCCTGGCGAAACATCGGGTAAAGCAGGGATCAAATGGCTGGAGAAAATCATAGAATTAGATCCTAACACCAGCGTAATATTGATGACTGCCTATGGAGCGGTAGACATGGCCGTGCAAGCGATCAAAGACGGAGCCGTAGACTTTGTGGTCAAACCGTTTCAAAACGAAAAACTGCTGTCTACAGTCACTGCGGGCTGTCAACTGAGTCAATCTAAAAAAGCGGTGAAACATCTGCGCTCGCAAAAAGATATTTTGAGTTCGGCAATGGATCATCAGTACGCCAACATGATAGGGCGCTCCGCAATCATGCAAGAGGTTTTTCAAACCGTAGAAAAAGTAGCCCAAACCGATGCCAATGTCTTGATCTTAGGTGAAAATGGTACAGGTAAGGAGCTTATTGCCAGGGCAGTACATCGTAGCTCGGCGAGGGCTGGCGAGGTGTTTATTAGTGTAGACCTGGGGGCAGTGTCTGAGACTTTGTTTGAGAGCGAACTTTTTGGGCACAAGAAAGGAGCTTTTACCGATGCTAAAGAAGATCGGGTAGGGCGCTTTGAAGCGGCGTCGGGTGGGACATTGTTTTTAGATGAAATTGGCAATCTTTCGCTGCCTTTGCAGGCAAAACTGTTGGCGGTGTTGCAAAACCGCCAAGTAGTAAGGGTGGGTAGCAACCAACCCATTGCTATAGACATACGCCTGGTATGTGCGACTAATATGAACCTGACCAAAATGGTAAAAGAGGGTACTTTCAGGCAAGACTTGTTGTACCGGATCAACACCATTGCTGTGCAACTGCCCGCCCTGCGTGAACGCAACGAAGACATCCCTTTGCTTGCTGAACATTTTCTGAAAATATATTGCAAAAAATACCAAAAACCCGAATTAAGAGTTCCCGAGTATGTGGTAAAAAAACTGCAAAAATACCAGTGGCCAGGCAATGTGCGCGAGCTACAACATGCCCTGGAGCGTGCCGTGATTTTAAGCGATGGGGTACACCTCAAATCCAGTGATTTTCAGTTTTTGACCGATGACGTAGAAGAAGAACGAAAAGTGGAAAACTACAATCTGGAAGACCTCGAAAAATGGGCGATCAAAAATGCCTTGGTCAAACATAAAGGCAATGTAAGCCACGCTGCCAAAGAGTTGGGGCTTACCCGTGGGTCGATGTACCGCAGAATGGAGAAGTATGGGTTATAA